The genomic stretch taatCCTATAGAAGATCCAGgtactatatatatgataaaatataatttagtattatttcttaaacgacaatacaattattataaagtttttatcaaACTTACAGGTTTCCTCAACGACATCTGTACTATTTTTTGattctatattttcattttcttccatGGTATCCATTTCATTACCATTAATGGACTCCTCGTTTGACTCTTGTTCATTCTCAATTTTAGATGtttctaaattctttttcttttctaataattaaatgtattattattatatatttatagatcttATATAGATAACATAACTACATGTATATAACTTACTTTTCGCAGGACCATTTTGCTTTGCCAAACGcttatttccaattttttcctttacgtcgtcgtcgtcttgaTCAATATTCTCCACAAgatcttcatttttaatttcacctttaaataaaaatatcatagaacaaaatgaaaatctttttctataatcaaactcatattttttttaattattaatatatattttaaatattatattgtagaaCAAATAACACTTTGTTATAAGTACATAACCTATATAGATTTCATTTACCATTTTGTTTGTCAGATCTTTcctttaatacttttaatttattcttttctcttttcctaatttttctcattaaaacTTTGTCGGGAAtagacatttttctttaagaaatattatacagaaattaattttatttacactaaatctaaaaatactttatttttgaaaaattcccACGTGCTATACGTGTAAAACTGTAAAATCTGTTCACTACATTTCGTTCGAAGAGTGTGACTTTAGCGACATACgtggataaaatataaactaaaAACATATACCTATCGTATCGATTTCTATGATAGTAACAGTAAAGCTTTGAAACTAATTTTAGTTCATTATTTATCCGCATTCGTCGCTAAAGTCGCATATTTcttgaaagatattaaatgaGTCTTATCTAGATATACATACGGGCAGTGTTGCCAATATTCAAAAGTATTcctgttatttttactttcatgaagtatttgaaaaaattcttttcaaatgttcgatgaaagaaaatctttatatttgttaGAAGCTTGTAATACCGAGggaaaaattcaataattttcttctaaggatattataatatatttttttttaaatcaaaattattttcattataacattacgtattacttatattttatatattatcatggattcgtttttttataaatagggAGAAATTTTTATGTCTGGTAACACTGTACATTGTTTCATGTTGTTTTCATGTAATATGTAGGCATGTATGTGGATATGTTGCGTGTTGTATGTAATGAAGTGCAATAGTTTGCTGCTGAAATTGATctataaaaacatataatttatatgttaatcgtattaaagggaataatatcgtatataattttaattattgtatgcATTAACTGATTTCTTATTTGCCTTATTAGTCATGATGGAACAGGAATTAAAGCAAAAGAATACATTTATTAGATTATCCGATGAAAGTGCAATCGATCAGGAATGTAAAGTacgtttatttctaatatttcgaATGTTTGATCTGACATagatattgaattaatatatttacaatattattatatcatatgttATTGTAGGaaacattgataaaaaaattgcaaGCTAAGACGCAagcactttttcttttaaatcaagAACTCGATCAATGTAGATTACAAAAGGATCAATTTAAGTTAATGGCTGAACAGATACAAGAAcgatttatacatttaaagaAACAGATGAATGATCCAAAAGAATTCAATgggtaattgatattatattattattgtttttatattaaatcaatattcatatcataatgtatttattttttagttaTAATGTAGATAGCGACTTTAGGACGTTAGATCTTCTTGCTGAATCaagagaacaaaataaatgtCTCCGATTGCAAGTTGAAATGTTGAGACAGAAGTTAGGCGATGTTCAaggtgatattaaaatattgcgtacaaataataatcgcAGTAGTAAAGAACAACAGGAAACACAATATACGTCGGCAATACatcaaaaggaagaaatgattgaacaattagaaaaattgaatataaaggttgttaatttaatttaatttaatttttcattattatcagtaaattataaatcgtgaaaataatattgctattattaactCGTTCTAGTGTTCACAATTACAAATAGATTTACAAACTGTTCTCGATGAGAAACATGagttagagatagaaagagatgcaTTCAAATGTAAAGCACATAGATTAAATCATGAACTTTCCAAAGCATTAAATGCATCCAAACCAATGGATATAGATGCtcttattaatgaaaataggTAAATTCTGAATTATTgttcagtaataataattaataataattagctattatttgattatttagatatttgcaagaaagattacaacagttacttgaagaaaaagaactggCAAGACAATCTCTTTCAAAATAtaaagtaagaataattttttttattgaatatttaaactTATTCGCATTAATTTGTTCTTATTGTCAGAGTATGCTGGATAGTAAAAGAGCAAAAGGGACCATTAAATTGGGTGTTAATCCTGCTGCTGGAATGGTGATGAAACACAAGCAAGGtttattgtttcatttcaAAGTATTGGTACACCTTATTTTAGAAGTAAAATCTttcaatcatttaaaaatttaaagattataagtttgtttataatatatcataattttagTTGAAGAGCTTTTGCAGCAAACACGTATACCAAT from Vespa crabro chromosome 6, iyVesCrab1.2, whole genome shotgun sequence encodes the following:
- the LOC124424920 gene encoding coiled-coil domain-containing protein 149 — translated: MMEQELKQKNTFIRLSDESAIDQECKETLIKKLQAKTQALFLLNQELDQCRLQKDQFKLMAEQIQERFIHLKKQMNDPKEFNGYNVDSDFRTLDLLAESREQNKCLRLQVEMLRQKLGDVQGDIKILRTNNNRSSKEQQETQYTSAIHQKEEMIEQLEKLNIKCSQLQIDLQTVLDEKHELEIERDAFKCKAHRLNHELSKALNASKPMDIDALINENRYLQERLQQLLEEKELARQSLSKYKSMLDSKRAKGTIKLGVNPAAGMVMKHKQVEELLQQTRIPIQKSTVAIEELHCLCTALMEALNDKTLALAHQKKANKILASRICELDSMIESPTTTLLEGYTSADVDQKCSSLRNDLDHISECTTEKINENVTNTKETNVDNSSSSGIQSVHTIQMNLPKNLETLVQKALNNLKDADKHDK